Proteins from a genomic interval of Kitasatospora kifunensis:
- a CDS encoding PadR family transcriptional regulator, with product MSLGHTILGLLESQPRHGYDLKRAYDERFGQTRALPYGQVYATLSRLLKHGLVEVDGTEQGEGPERKRYVITEAGITDVSRWLAEPESPASYLQSTLYTKVVLALLTGRPAQEVLETQRAEHLRHMRELTRRKLAGDLADQLLCDHALFHLEADLRWLELTAARLDDLARKVRA from the coding sequence ATGTCACTCGGTCACACCATCCTGGGGCTCCTGGAGTCCCAGCCGCGCCACGGCTACGACCTCAAGCGCGCCTACGACGAGCGCTTCGGCCAGACCCGCGCCCTGCCCTACGGCCAGGTCTACGCCACCCTCTCCAGACTGCTGAAGCACGGCCTGGTCGAGGTCGATGGCACCGAGCAGGGTGAGGGTCCCGAGCGCAAGCGCTACGTCATCACCGAGGCCGGGATCACCGACGTCAGCCGCTGGCTGGCCGAGCCCGAGAGCCCCGCCTCCTACCTGCAGAGCACCCTCTACACCAAGGTGGTGCTGGCCCTGCTGACCGGCCGCCCCGCCCAGGAGGTGCTGGAGACCCAGCGCGCCGAGCACCTGCGCCACATGCGCGAGCTGACCCGCCGCAAGCTGGCCGGCGACCTGGCCGACCAGCTGCTCTGCGACCATGCCCTGTTCCACTTGGAGGCCGACCTGCGCTGGCTGGAGCTGACCGCGGCCCGGCTGGACGACCTGGCCAGGAAGGTGCGCGCCTGA
- the gndA gene encoding NADP-dependent phosphogluconate dehydrogenase produces the protein MSAQQSADIGVTGLAVMGRNLARNFARHGHRVALHNRSTARTSALMAEFGHEGAFVPSETMAQFVASLARPRRIVIMVKAGEPTDAVIDELVPLLEEGDIVVDGGNAHFLDTRRREAALREHGLHFVGTGISGGEEGALEGPSIMPGGTAQAYRSLGPLLESIAAQVDGRPCCTHVGPDGAGHFVKMVHNGIEYADMQLIAEAYDLLRHGAGRQPAEIARTFRTWNEDRLNSYLIEITAEVLGHTDAATGRPFVDIVQDRAEQKGTGRWTVQTALELGVPVSGIAEAVFARSLSGSVTLREAARELPGPTETWLDSAAADRFAGDVEQALYASKIVAYAQGFNQIQAGSAEYGWQIAPGAMASIWRGGCIIRAKFLDRIEAAYQADAQLPTLLTDEYFRKALGEAQSAWRRVVSTAAQLGVPVPGFATALAYYDSLRAGRLPAALIQGQRDFFGAHTYRRIDRDGVFHTLWAGDRSEQER, from the coding sequence ATGAGCGCGCAGCAGTCTGCCGACATCGGCGTCACCGGACTGGCCGTCATGGGCCGCAACCTGGCCCGGAACTTCGCCCGGCATGGCCACCGGGTCGCCCTGCACAACCGCAGCACCGCCCGGACCAGCGCGCTGATGGCCGAATTCGGCCACGAGGGCGCGTTCGTGCCCAGCGAGACGATGGCGCAGTTCGTCGCCTCGCTGGCCCGCCCACGGCGGATCGTCATCATGGTCAAGGCCGGCGAGCCCACCGACGCGGTGATCGACGAGCTGGTCCCGCTGCTCGAAGAGGGCGACATCGTGGTCGACGGCGGCAACGCGCACTTCCTGGACACCAGGCGGCGCGAGGCGGCGCTGCGCGAACACGGCCTGCACTTCGTCGGCACCGGGATCTCCGGCGGCGAGGAGGGTGCGCTGGAGGGCCCCAGCATCATGCCGGGCGGCACCGCGCAGGCGTACCGCTCGCTCGGCCCGCTGCTCGAGTCGATCGCGGCCCAGGTGGACGGACGGCCCTGCTGCACCCACGTCGGCCCGGACGGCGCCGGACACTTCGTCAAGATGGTGCACAACGGCATCGAGTACGCCGACATGCAGCTGATCGCCGAGGCCTACGACCTGCTGCGGCACGGCGCCGGGCGCCAGCCCGCCGAGATCGCCAGGACCTTCCGCACCTGGAACGAGGACCGGCTCAACTCCTACCTGATCGAGATCACCGCCGAGGTGCTCGGCCACACCGACGCCGCCACCGGGCGCCCGTTCGTCGACATCGTCCAGGACCGGGCCGAGCAGAAGGGCACCGGTCGGTGGACCGTGCAGACCGCGCTCGAACTCGGCGTGCCGGTCTCCGGCATCGCCGAGGCGGTCTTCGCCCGCTCGCTCTCCGGCAGCGTCACGCTGCGCGAGGCGGCTCGCGAGCTGCCCGGGCCCACCGAGACCTGGCTGGACAGCGCGGCGGCCGACCGCTTCGCGGGCGACGTGGAGCAGGCGCTCTACGCCTCGAAGATCGTCGCCTACGCGCAGGGCTTCAACCAGATCCAGGCCGGCAGCGCGGAGTACGGCTGGCAGATCGCGCCCGGGGCGATGGCCTCGATCTGGCGCGGCGGCTGCATCATCAGGGCCAAGTTCCTGGACCGGATCGAGGCCGCCTACCAGGCGGACGCCCAGCTGCCCACCCTGCTCACCGACGAGTACTTCCGCAAGGCGCTCGGCGAGGCGCAGTCCGCCTGGCGTCGGGTGGTCTCCACGGCCGCCCAACTCGGCGTGCCGGTACCAGGATTCGCCACCGCACTGGCCTACTACGACTCGCTGCGGGCCGGTCGGCTGCCGGCCGCGCTGATCCAGGGCCAGCGCGACTTCTTCGGTGCCCACACCTACCGGCGGATCGACCGGGACGGGGTGTTCCACACGCTCTGGGCCGGTGACCGCAGCGAGCAGGAACGGTGA
- a CDS encoding Dyp-type peroxidase — protein MTAVEQADPQPQPVRAPLSTAALFLVLTVRPGGEQTVRELLPELAALRRSVGFRAAEARLSCVLGVGSALWDRLFAPPRPAELHPFRELRGERHTAPATPGDLLLHLRAERQDACFELAGLLLAHLDDAVDVVDEVTGFGYVDRRDLLGFVDGTENPEGVDADQAALIGAEDRDFAGGSYVLVQKYLHDLVSWRALPVEQQERAVGRSKLSDVELPASEQPVDSHVALTSLDPVDGREREIVRLNMPFGSYASGEFGTYFIGYCRTPAVTEEMLENMFLGRPRGSHDRLLDFSTAVTGGLFFVPSADLLADPPPAAQAPAERTAPAGADGSLGVGSLKARSPHTSPDRKGVARDEQPAP, from the coding sequence GTGACGGCGGTCGAGCAGGCCGACCCACAGCCGCAGCCCGTCCGCGCCCCGCTCAGCACCGCCGCGCTCTTCCTGGTGCTCACCGTGCGCCCGGGCGGCGAGCAGACGGTGCGCGAGCTGCTGCCCGAACTCGCGGCGCTGCGCAGGTCGGTCGGGTTCAGGGCGGCCGAGGCCCGGCTCAGCTGCGTGCTCGGGGTGGGCTCGGCGCTCTGGGACCGGCTCTTCGCCCCGCCGCGCCCCGCCGAACTGCACCCCTTCCGCGAGCTGCGCGGCGAGCGGCACACCGCCCCCGCCACCCCCGGCGACCTGCTGCTGCACCTGCGCGCCGAGCGCCAGGACGCCTGCTTCGAACTGGCCGGACTGCTGCTGGCCCACCTGGACGACGCCGTGGACGTGGTGGACGAGGTCACCGGCTTCGGCTACGTCGACCGGCGCGACCTGCTCGGCTTCGTGGACGGCACCGAGAACCCCGAGGGCGTCGACGCGGACCAGGCGGCACTGATCGGCGCCGAGGACCGGGACTTCGCCGGCGGCAGCTACGTGCTGGTCCAGAAGTACCTGCACGACCTGGTGAGTTGGCGGGCGCTGCCGGTCGAGCAGCAGGAACGCGCAGTGGGGCGCAGCAAGCTCTCCGACGTCGAACTGCCCGCCTCCGAGCAGCCGGTGGACTCGCACGTGGCGCTCACCAGCCTGGATCCGGTGGACGGCCGGGAGCGCGAGATCGTCCGGTTGAACATGCCGTTCGGCTCGTACGCGAGCGGGGAGTTCGGCACCTACTTCATCGGCTACTGCCGCACGCCGGCGGTGACCGAGGAGATGCTCGAGAACATGTTCCTCGGACGGCCGCGCGGCAGCCACGACCGGCTGCTCGACTTCTCGACGGCCGTCACCGGCGGGCTCTTCTTCGTTCCGTCCGCCGACCTGCTCGCCGACCCGCCGCCGGCCGCCCAGGCGCCCGCCGAGCGCACCGCCCCCGCCGGGGCGGACGGCTCGCTCGGCGTCGGCAGTCTCAAAGCGCGCAGCCCGCACACCTCGCCGGACCGCAAAGGAGTAGCACGCGATGAACAACCTGCACCGTGA
- a CDS encoding family 1 encapsulin nanocompartment shell protein: protein MNNLHRDLAPVSAEAWAAIEEEARRTFTLHLAGRRVVDLVGPAGPELAAVGSGHLRSIAALLPGTVAHAHESRPVVELRVPFNLDRQAVDDVERGAQDSDWQPVKDAARTIAQAEDTAIFEGWPAAGITGVRIGSDNPTVLLPAEVTEYPDAVSRALTTLRLAGVDGPYSLLLGADAYTAVNETSNHGYPVRQHLARVVTGEIIWAPALQGAVVLSTRGGDFELHLGQDLSIGYLSHDAHSVRLYLQESLTFALHSPEAAVTLTNA, encoded by the coding sequence ATGAACAACCTGCACCGTGACCTGGCCCCGGTCTCCGCCGAAGCCTGGGCGGCGATCGAGGAGGAGGCCCGGCGCACCTTCACCCTGCACCTGGCCGGGCGCCGGGTGGTCGACCTGGTGGGTCCGGCCGGTCCGGAGCTCGCCGCGGTCGGCTCGGGGCACCTGCGCTCGATCGCCGCGCTGCTGCCGGGGACCGTGGCGCACGCCCACGAGTCGCGCCCGGTGGTCGAGCTGCGGGTGCCGTTCAACCTGGACCGGCAGGCCGTGGACGACGTGGAGCGCGGTGCCCAGGACTCCGACTGGCAGCCCGTCAAGGACGCGGCCCGCACCATCGCGCAGGCCGAGGACACCGCGATCTTCGAGGGCTGGCCGGCCGCCGGCATCACCGGCGTGCGGATCGGCTCCGACAATCCGACGGTCCTGCTGCCGGCCGAGGTCACCGAGTACCCGGACGCGGTCAGCCGGGCGCTGACCACGCTGCGGCTGGCCGGGGTGGACGGCCCGTACTCGTTGCTGCTGGGCGCCGACGCGTACACGGCGGTCAACGAGACCTCCAACCACGGCTACCCGGTGCGCCAGCACCTGGCCCGGGTGGTCACCGGGGAGATCATCTGGGCGCCGGCCCTGCAGGGCGCCGTGGTGCTCTCCACCCGGGGCGGCGACTTCGAGCTGCACCTGGGCCAGGACCTGTCGATCGGCTATCTGTCGCACGACGCGCACTCGGTGCGGCTCTACCTCCAGGAGTCGCTGACCTTCGCGCTCCACTCGCCGGAGGCGGCGGTCACGCTGACCAACGCGTGA
- a CDS encoding calcium:proton antiporter produces the protein MLSAALRRWTLLLPPLAAVLLALVWGRTLPNAVAALAGLVLVGAVLAAVHHAEVVAHRVGEPLGSLLLAVAVTVIEVALIVTLMVDSASKNATLARDTVFAAVMITCNGIVGLCLLLGSLRTRVAVFNPEGTGAALATVATLATLSLALPSFTTSTPGPDFSPTQLTFASVAALVLYGLFVTTQTVRHREYFLPPELTDRPTADDQHDESQLPTNRETTTSLVLLLVALVAVVGLAKTVSPTIERGVTAAGLPASVMGVVIAMLVLLPETIAAVRAARRDEVQTGLNLALGSAMASIGLTIPAVALASIWLSGPLVLGLSASHLVLLALTVAVGTLTVIPGRATPLQGGVHLSVLAGYVVLAVSP, from the coding sequence ATGCTTTCCGCCGCCCTGCGCCGGTGGACCCTGCTGCTGCCGCCGCTGGCGGCCGTCCTACTCGCGCTGGTCTGGGGGCGCACGCTGCCGAACGCGGTGGCCGCGCTCGCCGGACTGGTGCTGGTCGGGGCGGTGCTGGCGGCGGTGCACCACGCGGAGGTGGTGGCGCACCGGGTGGGTGAGCCGCTCGGGTCGCTCCTGCTGGCGGTGGCGGTCACGGTGATCGAGGTGGCGCTGATCGTCACCCTGATGGTGGACTCCGCGTCGAAGAACGCCACCCTCGCCCGGGACACCGTCTTCGCCGCGGTCATGATCACCTGCAACGGGATCGTCGGCCTCTGCCTGCTGCTCGGCTCGCTGCGCACCCGGGTGGCGGTCTTCAATCCGGAGGGCACCGGCGCCGCGCTGGCCACGGTGGCCACTCTGGCCACGCTCAGCCTGGCGCTGCCCTCGTTCACCACCAGCACCCCAGGGCCGGACTTCTCCCCCACCCAGCTCACCTTCGCCTCGGTGGCCGCCCTGGTGCTCTACGGCCTCTTCGTGACCACCCAGACGGTGCGCCACCGGGAGTACTTCCTGCCGCCGGAGCTGACCGACCGGCCCACGGCCGATGACCAGCACGACGAGAGCCAACTCCCGACGAACAGGGAGACCACCACCAGTCTGGTGCTGCTGCTGGTCGCGCTGGTGGCCGTGGTCGGCCTGGCCAAGACCGTCTCGCCGACCATCGAGCGCGGCGTGACCGCGGCCGGGCTGCCGGCCTCGGTGATGGGCGTGGTGATCGCGATGCTGGTGCTACTGCCCGAGACCATCGCGGCGGTCCGGGCCGCCCGGCGCGACGAGGTGCAGACGGGGCTGAACCTGGCCCTCGGCTCGGCGATGGCCAGCATCGGCCTGACCATCCCGGCGGTCGCGCTGGCCTCCATCTGGCTGAGCGGGCCGCTGGTGCTCGGCCTGAGCGCCTCGCACCTGGTGCTGCTCGCGCTCACCGTGGCGGTGGGCACGCTGACCGTGATTCCCGGCCGGGCCACCCCGCTGCAGGGCGGGGTGCACCTGTCGGTGCTGGCCGGCTACGTGGTGCTGGCGGTCAGCCCCTGA
- a CDS encoding NUDIX domain-containing protein, which translates to MTDRQPSVSCVFVCHDGAGRVLLARRAAAARDEPGRWDCGAGALEFGESFEAAVAREVREEYTARPLEITVLGVRNVLRGEPVDSHWVAVVCAVRVDPAAVAIGEPHKFDALDWFGEGELPTPTHSQLAPTLALARAHLAGTPT; encoded by the coding sequence ATGACGGACCGTCAGCCGTCGGTCTCCTGTGTCTTCGTCTGCCACGACGGTGCCGGGCGGGTGCTGCTCGCCCGGCGCGCGGCAGCCGCCAGGGACGAGCCGGGGCGCTGGGACTGCGGGGCGGGAGCGCTGGAGTTCGGCGAGAGCTTCGAGGCGGCGGTGGCCCGCGAGGTGCGCGAGGAGTACACGGCTCGGCCGCTGGAGATCACCGTGCTCGGCGTGCGCAACGTGCTGCGCGGGGAGCCGGTGGACTCGCACTGGGTCGCCGTCGTCTGCGCGGTCCGGGTCGACCCGGCGGCGGTGGCGATCGGCGAGCCGCACAAGTTCGACGCGCTCGACTGGTTCGGCGAAGGCGAACTGCCCACCCCGACGCACTCCCAGCTGGCGCCGACCCTGGCGCTGGCCCGGGCCCACCTGGCGGGCACCCCGACGTAG
- a CDS encoding HAD family hydrolase gives MRHDEQVLIFDADDTLWENNIRFERAIEAFLDEVAPPAPSRAAARALLDEIEAANVARHGYGSQVFLRSLGECHEQLHGRTATATERERLAALAASITSAEVELIPGVAETLAALALRHELLLLTKGDQAEQQAKVDASGLAGHFKAVHIVPEKDVTAYQQLIDTHALVPQRSWMIGNSPKSDILPARLAGLKAVFIPHQHTWVLDDAELDPTDGGILRLTTFTELGEHF, from the coding sequence ATGCGACATGACGAACAGGTGCTGATCTTCGACGCCGACGACACCCTGTGGGAGAACAACATCCGCTTCGAGCGGGCGATCGAGGCTTTCCTGGACGAGGTGGCCCCGCCCGCACCCAGCCGCGCGGCCGCCCGCGCGCTGCTCGACGAGATCGAGGCGGCCAACGTCGCCCGCCACGGCTACGGCTCCCAGGTCTTCCTGCGCAGCCTCGGCGAGTGCCACGAGCAGTTGCACGGCCGGACGGCCACCGCGACCGAGCGGGAGCGTCTGGCGGCACTGGCCGCCTCGATCACCAGCGCCGAGGTGGAGCTGATCCCGGGCGTCGCCGAGACGCTGGCCGCGCTCGCCCTGCGTCACGAGCTGCTGCTGCTCACCAAGGGCGACCAGGCGGAACAGCAGGCGAAGGTCGACGCCTCGGGGCTGGCCGGCCACTTCAAGGCCGTGCACATCGTCCCGGAGAAGGATGTGACGGCCTATCAACAGCTGATCGACACCCACGCGTTGGTGCCGCAGCGGAGCTGGATGATCGGCAACTCGCCGAAGTCGGACATCCTGCCGGCCCGCCTGGCCGGGCTGAAGGCGGTGTTCATCCCGCACCAGCACACCTGGGTACTGGATGACGCAGAGCTGGACCCCACGGACGGCGGGATCCTGCGGCTGACCACGTTCACCGAGCTCGGCGAGCACTTCTGA
- a CDS encoding dihydrofolate reductase family protein — protein MSRVRVHNFSISLDGFGTGEGQSHDAPFGHAGARLHDWFFQTRTFHEMHGKPGGGTGLDDAMARAWGAGIGAEIMGRNKFGPQRGPWRDQEWTGWWGPNPPFHTPVFVLTHHPRPSVEMAGGTTFHFIDATPQEALRQAREAAGDLDVRIGGGVSTVRDFLAADLIDQLHLVVVPIVLGRGERLWDGLEGLEERFEAESVTTPSGVTHLTFTRA, from the coding sequence ATGTCCCGGGTAAGGGTCCACAACTTCAGCATCTCGCTCGACGGCTTCGGCACGGGCGAGGGGCAGAGTCACGACGCGCCGTTCGGCCACGCCGGCGCGCGGCTGCACGACTGGTTCTTCCAGACCAGGACCTTCCACGAGATGCACGGAAAGCCCGGTGGCGGTACCGGGCTGGACGACGCCATGGCCCGCGCCTGGGGTGCGGGCATCGGCGCGGAGATCATGGGGCGCAACAAGTTCGGGCCGCAGCGCGGCCCCTGGCGGGACCAGGAGTGGACCGGCTGGTGGGGTCCCAATCCGCCCTTCCACACACCGGTGTTCGTGCTGACCCACCACCCCCGCCCGTCCGTGGAGATGGCAGGGGGAACCACGTTCCACTTCATCGACGCCACACCCCAGGAGGCACTGCGCCAGGCGCGCGAGGCCGCCGGTGACCTCGACGTGCGGATCGGCGGCGGTGTGAGCACGGTCCGCGACTTCCTGGCCGCGGATCTGATCGACCAGTTGCACCTCGTCGTCGTCCCCATCGTCCTGGGCCGTGGAGAGCGCCTCTGGGACGGCCTCGAAGGGCTCGAAGAACGCTTCGAGGCCGAGTCCGTGACGACCCCCAGCGGCGTCACCCACCTGACCTTCACGCGGGCGTAG
- a CDS encoding glycoside hydrolase family 3 N-terminal domain-containing protein, which produces MNSPARRLLGCLALLLTACGSPVQPSATTRASAAVPAPQGSPAALTGARGPALTADQLAGQRVVYSYTGSTVPASLLTAVRAGRAAGVIFFGSNTADPDALNRAVAALRQAQQQSPVRLPLLLMTDQEGGRIRRLPGAPEQSEQAIGQGQDPAAAAGAAGAAAAQNLTAHGLNVNLAPVLDVHDQDGNFIDRTERSYSSDPATVATLGSAFIAAQQRAGVAATAKHFPGLGTAPAGSDTDTGPVTLAATRQRLTGTDEGPYPAAIGAGVNLVMVSWAVYPALDPDHPAGLSPAVVNGQLRDRLGFRGVTITDALEAGALSTWGGTGQRAVAAAGAGMDLILCSAQNPEQGEDATTALADALTTNHLDRAGFDAAVARISALRSGLH; this is translated from the coding sequence ATGAACTCACCCGCCCGCCGACTGCTCGGGTGCCTCGCTCTGCTCCTCACCGCCTGCGGCTCCCCGGTACAGCCGAGCGCCACCACGAGGGCCAGCGCGGCCGTGCCGGCGCCGCAGGGCTCACCGGCCGCGCTGACCGGCGCCCGCGGGCCCGCGCTGACCGCCGACCAGTTGGCCGGCCAGCGGGTCGTCTACTCCTACACCGGCTCCACCGTCCCGGCCTCCCTGCTCACGGCCGTGCGCGCCGGGCGGGCCGCCGGGGTGATCTTCTTCGGCTCCAACACGGCCGACCCCGACGCGCTGAACCGCGCCGTCGCCGCACTGCGCCAGGCCCAGCAGCAGAGCCCGGTGCGGCTGCCGCTGCTGCTGATGACCGATCAGGAGGGCGGGCGGATCCGCCGCCTGCCCGGCGCGCCGGAGCAGTCCGAGCAGGCGATCGGGCAGGGCCAGGACCCTGCGGCCGCCGCCGGTGCCGCGGGCGCCGCGGCCGCCCAGAACCTCACCGCGCACGGCCTGAACGTCAACCTCGCCCCGGTTCTCGACGTCCATGACCAGGACGGCAACTTCATCGACCGGACCGAGCGCTCCTACAGCAGCGACCCGGCCACCGTGGCCACCCTCGGCAGCGCCTTCATCGCCGCCCAGCAACGCGCCGGCGTGGCCGCCACCGCCAAGCACTTCCCGGGCCTGGGCACCGCCCCCGCCGGCAGCGACACCGACACCGGGCCGGTCACGCTGGCCGCCACCCGACAGCGGCTGACCGGGACCGACGAGGGGCCCTACCCGGCGGCGATCGGAGCCGGGGTCAACCTGGTGATGGTCTCCTGGGCCGTCTACCCCGCGCTCGACCCCGACCACCCGGCCGGCCTGTCGCCCGCCGTGGTCAACGGCCAGCTGCGCGACCGGCTCGGCTTCCGCGGCGTGACCATCACCGACGCGCTGGAGGCCGGCGCGCTGAGCACCTGGGGTGGCACCGGGCAGCGCGCCGTGGCGGCGGCCGGCGCGGGCATGGACCTGATCCTCTGCTCGGCCCAGAACCCGGAGCAGGGCGAGGACGCCACCACGGCGCTTGCCGACGCGCTGACCACGAACCACCTTGACCGCGCCGGATTCGACGCCGCCGTGGCCCGGATCTCCGCACTGCGCTCCGGGCTGCACTGA
- a CDS encoding DUF6296 family protein, whose amino-acid sequence MEPVQRYAISLPGPVGRHGPATVVVVHWTPKTAGGKAIYSDDSGDFQVSIDISGVASLLDADEGHQHQCLHAVPLPQARTSAMPASRDTWGGPIV is encoded by the coding sequence GTGGAACCCGTCCAGCGATACGCAATCTCCCTGCCCGGACCGGTCGGTCGGCACGGTCCCGCGACCGTGGTCGTGGTGCACTGGACGCCGAAGACCGCAGGCGGAAAGGCGATCTATTCCGACGACTCCGGGGATTTCCAGGTGTCCATCGATATCAGCGGGGTGGCCAGCCTGCTGGACGCCGATGAGGGCCACCAGCACCAGTGCCTGCACGCCGTACCCCTGCCGCAGGCCCGGACCTCCGCCATGCCGGCCTCCCGCGACACCTGGGGCGGCCCGATCGTCTGA
- a CDS encoding cytochrome P450, whose amino-acid sequence MTVDEVFNPDTYTVGVPYERLRALRATAAVCRIGEPAVGEWAAGPGYWAVLRHAEVKQVLRSPEDFSSFSGGTQLRDPDSPADLAFQRTMMLNQDPPAHGELRRLVAAAFTPRAVRELTAVIEERARELVAGVAARGAVDYVALAADLPVRTLAHLLGVPEQDRGLLVDWSNRVIGYQDAEYAHAAGADRAALSPIGRAALAHRPAELRGPDGRPVSPRSKAALADMFAYAHALAEHPAPGSVLARMRDGGLVGDAFETMFFLFAIAGNETLRNAIPGALHTLLQHPEQYRLLCERPELTDSAVEEMLRYWPPVMNFRRTATREIELGGQRIGAGDKVVVYYVSANRDERVFADPDRFDLTRTPNEHLSFGFGPHVCLGARLARLQMRALLRETVLRLPELTPDGPAVRLVSNFQNGLKRLPVRWRVQPEPLIAGRS is encoded by the coding sequence GTGACCGTGGATGAGGTGTTCAACCCCGATACCTACACCGTCGGCGTTCCCTACGAGCGGTTGCGCGCCTTGCGGGCCACCGCCGCCGTGTGCCGGATCGGTGAGCCGGCGGTGGGGGAGTGGGCGGCGGGGCCCGGCTACTGGGCGGTGCTGCGGCACGCCGAGGTGAAGCAGGTGCTGCGCTCGCCCGAGGACTTCTCCTCCTTCTCGGGCGGGACCCAGCTGCGCGATCCGGACTCGCCGGCCGACCTGGCGTTCCAGCGCACGATGATGCTCAATCAGGATCCGCCCGCGCACGGCGAGTTACGGCGGCTGGTGGCGGCGGCCTTCACGCCGCGGGCGGTGCGCGAGTTGACGGCCGTGATCGAGGAGCGGGCCCGGGAACTGGTCGCCGGGGTGGCGGCGCGCGGCGCGGTGGACTACGTGGCGCTCGCCGCCGACCTGCCGGTGCGGACACTGGCCCACCTGCTCGGCGTGCCGGAGCAGGATCGCGGGCTGCTGGTGGACTGGTCGAACCGGGTGATCGGCTACCAGGACGCCGAGTACGCCCACGCGGCCGGCGCCGATCGCGCCGCGCTGAGCCCGATCGGCCGGGCCGCGCTCGCCCACCGGCCGGCCGAGCTCAGGGGCCCGGACGGCCGCCCGGTCAGTCCGCGCTCGAAGGCCGCGCTGGCGGACATGTTCGCCTATGCGCACGCGCTGGCCGAACACCCCGCGCCCGGCAGCGTGTTGGCCCGGATGCGGGACGGCGGGCTGGTCGGCGACGCCTTCGAGACGATGTTCTTCCTCTTCGCCATCGCGGGCAACGAGACTCTGCGCAACGCGATCCCCGGCGCTCTACACACCCTGCTCCAGCACCCCGAGCAGTACCGACTGCTCTGTGAACGGCCCGAGTTGACCGACTCCGCGGTGGAGGAGATGCTGCGCTACTGGCCGCCGGTGATGAACTTCCGGCGCACCGCCACCCGGGAGATCGAGCTCGGTGGGCAGCGGATCGGAGCCGGCGACAAGGTGGTGGTCTACTACGTCTCGGCCAACCGGGACGAGCGGGTCTTCGCCGACCCCGACCGTTTCGACCTCACCCGCACCCCGAACGAGCACCTGAGCTTCGGTTTCGGACCGCACGTCTGCCTGGGGGCCCGACTGGCCCGGCTGCAGATGCGGGCGCTGCTGCGCGAAACGGTGCTGCGGCTGCCGGAGTTGACACCGGACGGACCGGCCGTCCGGCTGGTCTCCAACTTTCAGAACGGCCTCAAGCGGCTCCCGGTGCGCTGGCGCGTCCAGCCCGAGCCCCTGATTGCCGGTCGGTCCTAG